The Anopheles merus strain MAF chromosome 2L, AmerM5.1, whole genome shotgun sequence genome has a segment encoding these proteins:
- the LOC121593149 gene encoding TBC1 domain family member 13 isoform X2, with protein sequence MSLYKIRVADLENILEPDEIDLKVLRSFCFNGIPDCNGFRALCWKLLLGYLSPKKATWPAKLAKQRELYKQFVKEMVISPGEQDGPECIDHPLSDGPESNWSTFFRDNEVLLQIDKDVRRLCPDISFFQQATEFPCEFVKERERKLHVRVAPTTLSSANVERKGVGMTKINLITKRATESYEAMDAGQEAHWEVVERILFLYAKLNPGQGYVQGMNEIIGPIYYVFASDPHLEYRRYAEADCFFCFTALMSEIRDFFIKTLDESEGGIKGMMAKLSNLLHEQDAEVWERLRDQELYPQYYSFRWLTLLLSQEFPLPDVLRIWDSVFADDKRYDFLIKICCAMILLLREQILENDFANNVKLLQNFPLMDINLVLRKATCLD encoded by the exons ATGTCGTTGTACAAAATACG GGTGGCTGACTTGGAGAACATCTTGGAACCGGATGAGATAGATCTGAAAGTGCTCCGAAGCTTCTGCTTCAATG GCATACCGGACTGCAACGGATTTCGAGCGCTGTGCTGGAAGCTGCTGCTCGGCTATCTGAGCCCCAAAAAGGCAACATGGCCAGCGAAGCTTGCGAAGCAGCGCGAACTGTACAAACAGTTTGTCA AGGAAATGGTAATTTCGCCCGGCGAACAGGATGGCCCGGAATGTATCGATCATCCGCTGAGCGACGGTCCGGAAAGCAATTGGAGCACGTTCTTCAGGGACAATGAGGTGTTGCTACAGATCGACAAGGACGTGAGGCGGCTCTGTCCCGACATTTCCTTCTTCCAGCAGGCAACCGAGTTCCCGTGCGAGTTCGTGAAAGAGCGCGAGCGAAAGCTGCACGTGCGAGTCGCTCCCACGACGCTCAGTTCCGCCAACGTGGAGCGGAAAGGTGTCGGTATGACCAAG ATCAATCTCATCACGAAACGGGCGACGGAAAGCTACGAAGCGATGGATGCGGGCCAGGAAGCGCACTGGGAGGTGGTCGAACGGATACTGTTCCTATACGCGAAGCTTAACCCCGGCCAGGGGTACGTGCAGGGCATGAACGAAATCATCGGGCCCATCTACTACGTGTTCGCGTCCGATCCGCACCTCGAGTATCGCCGGTACGCCGAGGCGGACTGCTTCTTCTGCTTCACCGCGCTGATGAGTGAGATACGGGACTTTTTCATCAAAACGCTCGACGAATCCGAGGGCGGCATCAAGGGCATGATGGCGAAGCTGTCCAACCTGCTGCACGAACAGGACGCCGAAGTGTGGGAACGGTTGCGGGATCAGGAGCTGTACCCGCAGTACTACAGCTTCCGGTGGCTGACGTTGCTGCTGTCGCAGGAATTCCCGCTCCCGGACGTGCTGCGCATCTGGGACTCGGTGTTTGCCGACGACAAGCGGTACGATTTTCTGATCAAAATCTGCTGCGCTATGATACT CTTGCTGCGGGAACAGATATTAGAAAACGACTTCGCTAACAACGTGAAGCTGCTGCAGAACTTTCCACTGATGGACATCAATCTCGTGCTGCGGAAAGCGACCTGTCTCGACTAG
- the LOC121593149 gene encoding TBC1 domain family member 13 isoform X1 codes for MSLYKIRVADLENILEPDEIDLKVLRSFCFNGIPDCNGFRALCWKLLLGYLSPKKATWPAKLAKQRELYKQFVKEMVISPGEQDGPECIDHPLSDGPESNWSTFFRDNEVLLQIDKDVRRLCPDISFFQQATEFPCEFVKERERKLHVRVAPTTLSSANVERKGVGMTKQINLITKRATESYEAMDAGQEAHWEVVERILFLYAKLNPGQGYVQGMNEIIGPIYYVFASDPHLEYRRYAEADCFFCFTALMSEIRDFFIKTLDESEGGIKGMMAKLSNLLHEQDAEVWERLRDQELYPQYYSFRWLTLLLSQEFPLPDVLRIWDSVFADDKRYDFLIKICCAMILLLREQILENDFANNVKLLQNFPLMDINLVLRKATCLD; via the exons ATGTCGTTGTACAAAATACG GGTGGCTGACTTGGAGAACATCTTGGAACCGGATGAGATAGATCTGAAAGTGCTCCGAAGCTTCTGCTTCAATG GCATACCGGACTGCAACGGATTTCGAGCGCTGTGCTGGAAGCTGCTGCTCGGCTATCTGAGCCCCAAAAAGGCAACATGGCCAGCGAAGCTTGCGAAGCAGCGCGAACTGTACAAACAGTTTGTCA AGGAAATGGTAATTTCGCCCGGCGAACAGGATGGCCCGGAATGTATCGATCATCCGCTGAGCGACGGTCCGGAAAGCAATTGGAGCACGTTCTTCAGGGACAATGAGGTGTTGCTACAGATCGACAAGGACGTGAGGCGGCTCTGTCCCGACATTTCCTTCTTCCAGCAGGCAACCGAGTTCCCGTGCGAGTTCGTGAAAGAGCGCGAGCGAAAGCTGCACGTGCGAGTCGCTCCCACGACGCTCAGTTCCGCCAACGTGGAGCGGAAAGGTGTCGGTATGACCAAG CAA ATCAATCTCATCACGAAACGGGCGACGGAAAGCTACGAAGCGATGGATGCGGGCCAGGAAGCGCACTGGGAGGTGGTCGAACGGATACTGTTCCTATACGCGAAGCTTAACCCCGGCCAGGGGTACGTGCAGGGCATGAACGAAATCATCGGGCCCATCTACTACGTGTTCGCGTCCGATCCGCACCTCGAGTATCGCCGGTACGCCGAGGCGGACTGCTTCTTCTGCTTCACCGCGCTGATGAGTGAGATACGGGACTTTTTCATCAAAACGCTCGACGAATCCGAGGGCGGCATCAAGGGCATGATGGCGAAGCTGTCCAACCTGCTGCACGAACAGGACGCCGAAGTGTGGGAACGGTTGCGGGATCAGGAGCTGTACCCGCAGTACTACAGCTTCCGGTGGCTGACGTTGCTGCTGTCGCAGGAATTCCCGCTCCCGGACGTGCTGCGCATCTGGGACTCGGTGTTTGCCGACGACAAGCGGTACGATTTTCTGATCAAAATCTGCTGCGCTATGATACT CTTGCTGCGGGAACAGATATTAGAAAACGACTTCGCTAACAACGTGAAGCTGCTGCAGAACTTTCCACTGATGGACATCAATCTCGTGCTGCGGAAAGCGACCTGTCTCGACTAG